TTTGCTAAATATGTGCTAATAGCACAAGCGCAGGGGACAGTAAGAAATGATATATCTGCCGAAGAATTGGCAGATATCTTTTGTAGTGTGTGGGAAGGAAGTCTGTTGCGTATGAAGATAGAAAATTCTACAGATCCTCTGAAGCGCTGCATAAATTTGATGTTTGACAAGTTTTTTTAAGAATAATTTTTTTTGCATAAAACAAGACGACTGGTCATATTAGTTTTTTTAGCAATAGATGCATAATGCGATACTGCTATCTGCGGAGCGGCATCATTTTTGTAAAGCTGTTATCTCTACTGGAAAGGAGGTGATAAACTATGCAATAAGAAAAAATGTTTTTTCGGGAAAATGATTCTGAATAACAAAGGGAGGTAAAACAATGGCGAAATACGACAAATTATTTGAAACTGTGAAAATCGGAAGCATGGTGTTAAAAAACCGTTTTATCCAGCCCCCCATGGTGGTAAACTACTGTTCTTCGGATGGACATGTGACAGATCGTTACATTGCCTACATACGGGCAAGAGCGAAAGGTGGTGTAGGTATGATTGTTACAGAGGCAACCTATGTCCACTCCAGTGGAAAAGGATTCATTAACGAATTAGGAATCTATAAGGATGAACTTATACCGGGGTTGAAAAAGTTAACCGCGGCCGTACATGAAGAAGGTGGCAAGATTGCTGTGCAGCTTTATCATGGCGGTCGACAGACTAGCTCGGCCACGACTGGAATGCCTATTATGGCGCCATCACCTATACCCTGTCCGTTTGTCGGTGAAATGCCGAAGGAGATGACAGAAGAAGATATCCGTGAGATAGTAGAGGCTTACGGGGAAGGGGCGCGGCGTGCCAAAGATGCAGGTTTCGATGCCGTAGAAATTCACGGGGCTCACGGTTACTTAATCAACCAATTCCTTTCTCCTTATAGCAATAAGCGATCCGACGAGTATGGCGGATCGCTCATCAACCGCGCTCGTTTCCCGCTGGCGGTGGTGCAAAAGGTGCGAGAAATAGTTGGGCCGGACTTTCCTGTACAATATAGAATGAGCGCTGAGGAATATGTTGAAGGCGGCCTTACTGTCGAGGATACTAAAGCCTTTTCGATAATGCTTGTGGATAATAGCGTAAATGCCATTCATGTGAGCGGGGGGGTCTATGAGTCAGCTGCATATATTCTTCCGCCGGCCGCTATCCCCCAAGGAGTTTACGTGAACAATGCTGCGGCCATCAGGGAAGCCATTGGCGCCAAGGTTCCCGTCATTGTCGCAGCTAGACTGAAAAATCCTGACATGATGGTAGAGATAGTAGAAGCTGGCAAAGCGGACATGATTTCCATAGGACGAACACTGCTGGCTGATCCTGAATTTCCCAATAAACTGAAAACTGGGAAGCTAGAGGATATCCGGAAATGCACCGGCTGCAACCAAGGATGTGTCGACCGTCTTCTTGCTGCTCAGGATATCGGTTGTTTAGGGAATCCTTTGACTGGCCATGAGGGGGAGTTTAATCTTGAGAAAAAAGCGGCAAATAAGAAAAAGGTTCTCGTGGTAGGAGGCGGACCTGGTGGATTGGAAGCGGCACGGATTGCAACGTTGGGTGGACATAACGTCTTTTTATATGAAAAAAGCGATAAGCTAGGAGGTCTTCTCAATTGCGTATCCCTTGCTCCTCACAAAGACGAGTTTGAAGAGTTAAAGAATTTTCAGATTGCTCAGATTGAGAAACTAGGTGTTCACGTTACACTAAATCAGTCCGTGGATGGAGCGGTCATCGACCGTCTGCAACCTGACGTTGTTATCATGGCGACGGGTTCCCAGCCAATCAAACTAAAGATTCCCGGACTTGAGAATGTACGGGTTAAGAATGGGGAGGAAATCCTTTTCGGTGCTACTTTCGGAAAAAGTGCGGTTGTTATAGGTGGTGGCGCTGTTGGCTGCGAAACTGCAGAGTTTATGGCGGACAAGGGAGCTAAGGTGATAATCGTTGAGATGCAGGAAGAAGCGGCTAAAGAAGTAGGTTTGTTGGAAAGAGCGTTACTTTTGCAAAGGCTTGCACAAAAGGGAGTGACAATCTTGACGGGGGGAGCAGCGCAGGAAGTTACAGCGAAAGGAGAGCTCATCATTAAAAGGAATGGCGGAGAGGAGATCTTGCGTGGCATTGATACGGTGGTGCTGGCCGTAGGTTACAAGTCGGTAACAGAACTTGAAGATGTACTTAAGGAAAAAGAAGTACCGTACGTCAAGATTGGGGATTGTTCCAAGCCGCGCAAGGTCCTAGATGCCACGTGGGAGGCTTTCCACGAGTGTTATTCGCTGTAAGTAAGGGATCAAACCATTTTTACAAAAAGCTTTGTAGAATTACAAGGAAAGATATGACTTATCGGTCTCTGTGAAGAAGTATGTGGTTATAGAGGTGTCATTAACAGTGGTTTGTGATGCAGTGCGGTATCGAGTCAGTCCGTAGAATCCTCAAGCGGATCAAAGGATAATATAGCATCAGTTAATTTGTTCCACTTTTATCAGTTAGTAGATGCCCAAAAAATTTTATTAACGTTTTGAAACTTTCAGCTCAATCTCACCCCTTTGAGGACAGTACTAAATGTTCAATGTGCTAGAACCATATTATAGAGCAAGATCATTTTATAAAATGAAAGATTAGGCCAATGTTAGGATTTAATAGTTTTGTACTGTAGAGAGAAAACTATTTGCGGAATTGAAACAATGCCTATTGATTGGGAAAGGGCAGTTTGAAGAGATTCAAGCTGCCCTTTCTGAGGTTGAATTTATAAACAAGATTATGAATGTAACTGTTTGATATTGTGTGGATTGTAGGTGATGTTTTGATTTTGTAAGATCTTTGCACCAGAACATTTTTTATTAACCGGTGTGAGTGGTAAAATAAAGTAGGCCAATTTCGGACAAGTAAATCCGGACAAATTTGGCCAACATACTATACCAGTTTTGGCCACAAAGTAGGCCACTGTTTAGCAAAAGAATGTGCATCAATCCAAGCCGTCCTACCCGCTACATGTGATAGACTTAAAAAATCACATATGGGAAGGGTGGCAGAATAAAGGCGCTTGGATTTTCAAAAAGAAGAACGGCCAGAGTATTGGCCATCAGCCGTGATACAGTTAGCAGCTATTGGGACATGGCCGCTGACGAATATACCGCAATGGCTGAGTTAGTCAAGAAGCAAAGCAGTCTCATCAAATATGAGTCTGTAATTCTTGGCTGGTTATATCGTTATCCATCCATGACTTCCGCACAAGTGTATGACTGGCTGCTGGAACATTACAATGTTCAAATATCCGAACGGGCAGTACGGCGATATATCGGTGCACTCCGGCGCGAACACAGCATTGCTAAAAACTCTCAACCTCGCGACTATGAATCTGTGGATGAATTACCCATGGGGTATCAGATGCAGATCGACTTTGGCGAAAAAAGCATGAGAACGCCTGACGGACAGTATGTGAAGGTCTATTTTATCGGCGTCGTCCTCTCCCATTCACGGTACAAATGGGGCTATTTCCTAGATCGACCCTTCTGCTCGGTGGATCTTGTAAACTGTCTGGATATGTGTTTTGACCATTGCGGCGGTGTCGCTCACGAGCTTGTATTTGACCAGGACAGCATTGTAACAGTCAGTGAAAATTACGGTGACATTATTTATACTTATGAATTCGAGAAGTACCGCAAACTCCATAGTTTAAACATCTATTTATGCCGGAAATCCGATCCGGAATGTAAGGGTAAGGTGGAATCGGTCGTCAAATATGTAAAAGGCAACTTCCTGCCCAATCGTTTTTTCATGGGTATTGATATTTTAAATCGCAGTTTTGTTGAGTGGCTTGACCGCACGGGAAATCGGAAGAAACATGGCACGACAAAAAAAGTACCGGCCGAGGTGTTCGAATTGGAACGCGCGCACCTTCGACCGATACTTACCATAATGGAAACATCTACTGATGCTAGTATGAATCGAATCGCTATTCGGTTCCCCTTGGTACTTACAACAAAGAAAAAGAGGTTTGCATTGAAGTAAAGGACGGCAAACTCATCATATCGCAGGTTTATGGCGACTACGTGATAGCCGAACATCCTTTATGTAGCGGCAAGGGAAAACTGATTAAAAACGGCTTAATGGACTGTGCAATGATTTTCTACAGGAAATTCGTCGGCGAAAAGGCAGGTCAATCTACTAGTCTTAGAAGCAGATAACTGGCTCGAGGTTGTCAGTATCCCCGTCCCATTGACACCTGCAAGTCCTCAACCGTCCAAGGGTTCGTATTTGCTCATAATCAGTCATACCACTCCAACTCAACAAGAGCCTTGTTCCTATATGTCAAGAAATCTCGCGCTCTAAATCCCATACGTTCCCAAAAGCGTTTGCCGTCCTCATTATCCGAATACACCGCAAGCGTGACATCGGATATCTCCTCGGCTTTCAAGGCTTCAAACACCTTTGCAACAAGACGTGTGCCGATTTTCTTATTCTGATGCTCGCGTGAAACGCAGGCATGATAAATGTAGCCGCTGCGTCCGTCGTTGCCGCAGAGAATCGCCCCAACAATATCGCCGTCAAGCTCCGCGACAAAGGAAGTGTTTGGGTTTCGACGGAGAAATTTCTCAATGCCGTCGCGAGTGTCAGCAACATTATTCAACCCCATATGCTCCGTTTGCCACAGGGCGTAAACACGGTCGTAGTCAGTGATTTTAAGTGGAAGTATTTTCATTTTCTCTTCCTCTCCTAACTTTCGGCTTAATCAGTCGTAACTCCGACCAACCACCCGTTTCAATTCTTCATCTAGCACATCACCGCCGAGCGTGACGGTGTTCCAGCGGTGGGAATCGCACAATCGTAGTCGAGTAGAGCAGTGAGGTGTTAGGCGCTTGAGATATTCCTGAATGCCTGCGGTAAGATACTTCTCTTTAATTTTGCCAACTATGACAATAGTGATTTTCATGGTAACTCTCTTTCGGATTACTGCTGTTGCGGCATTTCTTCCAGGGCCAATGGTCTGGGTCCGCCCGTTCCGCTGTATAACGACGGCTACGCAGCTTCCCACCTGCTGGTTGTCAAGTACGGCCCGAAGGTCGGGTACGCTATTGGTCTCAGTACCGGCGACGCTCAGAATAACATCCCCTTCCTGGATGCCGGCTTTGGCCGCAGGGCCATTCGGATATACGAGTCAACAAACCGTCCCTTGACTCGGCCTCGTACATGTCGGAATTCCCGACACACTGCTTTTTCAACAAGCTCGCCAGTTTCAAAAATACTATACTATGACTTTTTACGAAAGTACTTTCCCTTTGCTGATGACTTCATCATATAGGAAATCCCCTGGCTTGGCTTTTCGATAGTCATCGACTGAATAAGGCCGTGGTGATATGTCAGGATTCACATCCAGTGTCAGCATTTTTAGTCGTACAGCCTCTTTTACATAGTCATGACCGAAATCGGAAGATATAATGACTACATCAATATCACTGTCTTCATCAGCAGTATCAGACGCTTGAGAGCCATACAAAACAGCTTGCTCAACCGCAATTTTGTTATTACGGAGAATGCGCAAGTAATCCTTTACAGCTATTTCAACTTGCTTTCCACCCATGCCAATACCTCCTTTGTTTCCGACAAACCTTCCATAAAACAATACATCCGTATAATGTAATTCTCTACCCTCATAATACCATACTTCTCCGTATAGAAAAGACATAACATCCCCTTGGCGGAAAGCTATGTCTTTTTGGAGTTATGTTGCAAAAAGGATTTTTAGTGCCATTGCCGATCATGTCTATTTGCATCAATAATGATTTTATATAAATATGTATTCTCCGCTAATTGCTTTTAACTATCTTTTGGTACACTACAAAAATGAATTAATTTATCAAATCCTTGATTCGCAATCCACTTTTCATCTCACTGTTTGCTGGTATACGTTGAAAATATTGTTCATCATTAGTAGAGTAATTCTCCCATTATCGAGAAAACCAATAGAAAAAACAGGACTCGCTGAAACAATTTTCGCGAGTCCTTCCAAGGCACTAATCCTTTCTGAGTTTCTCCACTTCTTCCAAAGATAATCCAGTCCCTTTGGAAACATCCGCCGGTAACAGACCCATTGCCAAAAGACGTAACGCTGTTTCCCGAATGCCTTCTTCTCTGCCTTCTTCTCTGCCTTCTTCTTTGGCGTAGTACATAGCCGACAAATGATC
This window of the Methylomusa anaerophila genome carries:
- a CDS encoding nucleotidyltransferase domain-containing protein codes for the protein MGGKQVEIAVKDYLRILRNNKIAVEQAVLYGSQASDTADEDSDIDVVIISSDFGHDYVKEAVRLKMLTLDVNPDISPRPYSVDDYRKAKPGDFLYDEVISKGKVLS
- a CDS encoding oxidoreductase, translated to MAKYDKLFETVKIGSMVLKNRFIQPPMVVNYCSSDGHVTDRYIAYIRARAKGGVGMIVTEATYVHSSGKGFINELGIYKDELIPGLKKLTAAVHEEGGKIAVQLYHGGRQTSSATTGMPIMAPSPIPCPFVGEMPKEMTEEDIREIVEAYGEGARRAKDAGFDAVEIHGAHGYLINQFLSPYSNKRSDEYGGSLINRARFPLAVVQKVREIVGPDFPVQYRMSAEEYVEGGLTVEDTKAFSIMLVDNSVNAIHVSGGVYESAAYILPPAAIPQGVYVNNAAAIREAIGAKVPVIVAARLKNPDMMVEIVEAGKADMISIGRTLLADPEFPNKLKTGKLEDIRKCTGCNQGCVDRLLAAQDIGCLGNPLTGHEGEFNLEKKAANKKKVLVVGGGPGGLEAARIATLGGHNVFLYEKSDKLGGLLNCVSLAPHKDEFEELKNFQIAQIEKLGVHVTLNQSVDGAVIDRLQPDVVIMATGSQPIKLKIPGLENVRVKNGEEILFGATFGKSAVVIGGGAVGCETAEFMADKGAKVIIVEMQEEAAKEVGLLERALLLQRLAQKGVTILTGGAAQEVTAKGELIIKRNGGEEILRGIDTVVLAVGYKSVTELEDVLKEKEVPYVKIGDCSKPRKVLDATWEAFHECYSL
- the istA gene encoding IS21 family transposase encodes the protein MKALGFSKRRTARVLAISRDTVSSYWDMAADEYTAMAELVKKQSSLIKYESVILGWLYRYPSMTSAQVYDWLLEHYNVQISERAVRRYIGALRREHSIAKNSQPRDYESVDELPMGYQMQIDFGEKSMRTPDGQYVKVYFIGVVLSHSRYKWGYFLDRPFCSVDLVNCLDMCFDHCGGVAHELVFDQDSIVTVSENYGDIIYTYEFEKYRKLHSLNIYLCRKSDPECKGKVESVVKYVKGNFLPNRFFMGIDILNRSFVEWLDRTGNRKKHGTTKKVPAEVFELERAHLRPILTIMETSTDASMNRIAIRFPLVLTTKKKRFALK
- a CDS encoding GNAT family N-acetyltransferase; the encoded protein is MKILPLKITDYDRVYALWQTEHMGLNNVADTRDGIEKFLRRNPNTSFVAELDGDIVGAILCGNDGRSGYIYHACVSREHQNKKIGTRLVAKVFEALKAEEISDVTLAVYSDNEDGKRFWERMGFRARDFLTYRNKALVELEWYD
- a CDS encoding 23S rRNA (pseudouridine(1915)-N(3))-methyltransferase RlmH; translation: MKITIVIVGKIKEKYLTAGIQEYLKRLTPHCSTRLRLCDSHRWNTVTLGGDVLDEELKRVVGRSYD